The region TAGAATGTTTTACTCTTTTCATCGTCATTTACAACTTAATTATGTTTCTTATGTGGCTGCTATATTTAATCTTGgatttccatttttagagagGTGGGCGCCTAATGCCGTTTGAAGATGGAGATGAGGAGCGAGAAGAATGTGAGGTATTTAAACTGCCTTTCATCTTAAATTGCTCTCTATCTTTATAGAACTGAGGAAAGTGGGAAAGAATGATGTAAAAATTTGACTGGTTTTCTCAATAAAGATCGGATTTTTCTCAGTTATGCTGAAAGAATGATGTAAAAATTTGACTGATTTTCTCAGTAAAGATCGGATTTTTATCAGTTATGCTTAGTGGAGATCAGTTCTGTGTTAATGGAAACATAATGCTTGTGAGAATTTGTTGGACTTCACTAACCTTCAACAATCTTGAATCACGAGAATTGGGGATTTACTAATATTGTGTTGAGTTGTCTCAAAATTCTAGGTTTTCTTCTGACGGGATGCAGCAAAACAAATTGACATCTTCACTATTGAATTCTGATAGAAAATGCAAGATAATTAAGTCCCTCAAATTTGGTGGTGCCAAGGTTTTTCCTGAGCAGCAGGAGCCTTGTCACAAGCATATACTCGACCCTGGTAGTGATATTGTGCTCAACTGGAACAGGATATTCATAGTTTCTTGCCTGTTGGCGCTTTTCATCGATCCGCTATACTTTTACCTGCCGAGTATAGGAGTGAGTAAGGGTTCGTGGTGTGCGAAAACGGATGTCAAGTTGCGGATTGTCGTGACCTTTTTCCGCACCATTGCTGATCTTTTCTATCTCTTGCACGTGGTGATTAAGTTTAGGACGGCATATGTGGCTCCCAGTTCACGAGTGTTTGGTAGGGGTGAACTTGTGATGGATCCGAAGAAAATTGCCCGAAGATATATAAGATCTGACTTCTTCATTGATCTAGTAGCAACTTTGCCTCTGCCTCAGGTATTTCTTGTGACTCTGTATTTTCAGTTCGTATCCCGGGTTATCGAGCTTGCAGTATAATTCTCTTTGACTATTTTGCTCCTTAGGTCTAAACGTTCTACTTCTACAAGTGATAAATAGGTTCATTTAATATGCTAGTTACTCTCGGTTCCTGCTAAGGCACATTGTTATTTGGAACAACGTATATAAGGAAATATCGTCTGGTATGTTGTAGCTAAAAATGAAACCAATTTCGAGATATTGCTTACTGAGACTTCCTACAAGTGTAACCTTGACTTGAATGAAAATTTGAAAGATATGCTATAGATTTTTGGCATTTGTGGAATCCTAGTCTAGTTAGAGTCTGTAGAACCTAGTAGATTTTCGGAGAAATGGATAGTTTGGTGAACGATGAATCGAGGAAGATAGACAGTATAGTTATATTTTGATTGTAAAACAATACGAGCAGTAGAACCTACTAGATGTTGGTCCTGTGTATATTGTCCAAGGGTTGGTACCATAGTCATCGCCTTATTATGCTTTTGTTTCTTCACGTGCTTCTTATGAACCACAAAGCTGGCATTGTTTGTTATTACAGTATGCTTATCTGTTTATATCCATTTCTTCAAGTCTATTGATGACATTGTCTGTGTGATTCCGGTTTTGTTTCATGCATTCTAATGCCTGTGTTTGGGCTTATATGTTACAGATGGTCATCTGGTTCATCATACCGGCTACAAGAAACAACAAATCAAACCATAATAACAACGCTCTTGCTCTGATTGTACTGTTACAGTATATACCAAGGTTATACCTCATTTTCCCATTGAGTTCTCAAATAATAAAAGCAACAGGAGTGGTGACCAAAACTGCGTGGGCAGGGGCTGCTTACAATTTGATACTCTACATGCTGGCAAGCCATGTATGTAAGCACGTGGCGCTGTTATTCTTTTGGCCTAATGCAGTTGTTCAACTGTCAACTGATTATATTTTGTCGTCATAGGTCCTGGGTGCGGCCTGGTATGTACTGTCCGTTGACAGGTACTTGTCTTGCTGGAAATCAGTATGCAAGAGAGAAGAAAGCCCTACCAAATGTTCTCTCTCGTATTTGAACTGCGATGCTGCTGATATTTGGGAGCGTAATATTTGGATTAATGGCACCAAGGTGTTCCAAAGTTGTGACCCTGACCAGGAGATTAACTTCAAATTTGGGATTTTTGAGAAAGCTGTAATGAAACAGGTCGTATCTTCTAGTTTTGTCCGAAGATACTTCTACTGCCTATGGTGGGGCTTGCAGAACTTAAGGTACTGTTATTATTTTGCTTACTGCTTTCCTCAATGTATTAATCAAGAACTTGTGTATACTTCGCTCATCGACCTCAACTTCTCAAGAGTCATTCAGCTGCTCATTGATCCTTCCTCCCCAACTGATGGCTAACTATTTCTTGTGTTCGTTTATATTACTCAGTTCGTATGGGCAGAATTTGTCGACCAGCACGTACATTGGAGAAACATCATTTGCCATTCTCATTGCCATATTGGGTCTTGTTCTGTTTGCACATCTTATTGGAAATATGCAGGCTAGTGAATTGATCCATTTCCTATTTTTGTTGCTGGAGTGACCCTATCTGTATATGTCTCTTTCTTAATTGTATGATTTCTATCTACTTGCAGACTTACTTGCAGTCATTAACGGTTAGGCTCGAGGAATGGAGACTGAAAAGACGAGATACTGAGGAATGGATGCGGCACAGACAGCTTCCTGAAGATTTGAGGAAACGTGTTAGGCGCTATGTTCAATACAAGTGGCTTGCAACCCGAGGAGTAGATGAAGAAGCTATTCTCCATGGGTTGCCCGTTGATCTGAGCCGTGACATACAGCGCCACCTATGCTTGGACCTTGTCCGACGAGTATGATCCTCCATCACTTTAGTAATCTTGCTAGGATTGCATCTATAGCTGAGAGTGATCTTTCCTCATGTTTTTGCAGGTTCCTTTTTTCTCCCAGATGGATGATCAGTTACTCGATGCTATATGTGAACGATTGGTTTCTTCATTGAGCACGGAGGGCACTTACATTGTCCGTGAGGGCGACCCTGTGTCGGAGATGCTCTTCATCATCAGAGGACGGCTTGAGAGTTCAACTACAAACGGAGGTCGGACTGGTTTCTTCAACTCCATCACCCTGAGACCTGGAGATTTCTGCGGAGAGGAGCTTCTAGCTTGGGCTCTGCTCCCGAAATCAGCTCTCAACTTGCCTTCTTCTACAAGGACGGTTATCGCCCTTGTTGAAGTCGAGGCATTTGTGTTGCGAGCGGAAGATCTCAAGTTTGTCGCTAATCAGTTCCGACGCCTACACAGTAAGAAACTGCAGCACACATTCCGCTTCTATTCTCATCACTGGAGGACTTGGGCTGCATGCTTCATACAAGCTGCGTGGCGTAGATTCAAAAGGAGAAAGATGGCTAAGGATCTTGCCAGAATGGAGTCGTTTGCGATGGAAGACTGCGATTCTTCTGCTGCTACAATGGCAACTCCCTCGACAATCAGCTCAAATCTAGGAGTGACGATACTAGCTTCAAGATTTGCTGCAAACACCAGAAAGAAGATTAAACATGTGCATTTGCCTAAACTCCCGAAACCCGAGGAGCCCGATTTCTCTGCTGAGCCAGACGATTA is a window of Salvia splendens isolate huo1 chromosome 3, SspV2, whole genome shotgun sequence DNA encoding:
- the LOC121795751 gene encoding cyclic nucleotide-gated ion channel 17-like, with amino-acid sequence MEMRSEKNVRFSSDGMQQNKLTSSLLNSDRKCKIIKSLKFGGAKVFPEQQEPCHKHILDPGSDIVLNWNRIFIVSCLLALFIDPLYFYLPSIGVSKGSWCAKTDVKLRIVVTFFRTIADLFYLLHVVIKFRTAYVAPSSRVFGRGELVMDPKKIARRYIRSDFFIDLVATLPLPQMVIWFIIPATRNNKSNHNNNALALIVLLQYIPRLYLIFPLSSQIIKATGVVTKTAWAGAAYNLILYMLASHVLGAAWYVLSVDRYLSCWKSVCKREESPTKCSLSYLNCDAADIWERNIWINGTKVFQSCDPDQEINFKFGIFEKAVMKQVVSSSFVRRYFYCLWWGLQNLSSYGQNLSTSTYIGETSFAILIAILGLVLFAHLIGNMQTYLQSLTVRLEEWRLKRRDTEEWMRHRQLPEDLRKRVRRYVQYKWLATRGVDEEAILHGLPVDLSRDIQRHLCLDLVRRVPFFSQMDDQLLDAICERLVSSLSTEGTYIVREGDPVSEMLFIIRGRLESSTTNGGRTGFFNSITLRPGDFCGEELLAWALLPKSALNLPSSTRTVIALVEVEAFVLRAEDLKFVANQFRRLHSKKLQHTFRFYSHHWRTWAACFIQAAWRRFKRRKMAKDLARMESFAMEDCDSSAATMATPSTISSNLGVTILASRFAANTRKKIKHVHLPKLPKPEEPDFSAEPDD